CCTTTTGATGATTCATTAGTCAGGAATAAAAAGAAGCCTAAaatattctcttattttttttttgccgTGAATTCCTCTTTGTTGGCTAAAGCATATGCTAATTTTGTCGTAAAATTTGTTTGTCTTGCAAATTGATTAAGGCTTCTGAGGTCGCCAATCAAGTCAATCAGTGGGCTGAAATGAAGACAAATGATCTCATCAGAGAGATTCTTCCTCATGGCTCAGTAAACAGTATGACAAGGCTCATATTTGCGAATGCGCTATATTTTAAAGGAGCGTGGAATGACAAGTTCAATGCTTCGGATACGAAAGACCATAAATTCCATCTCCTTAGAGGAGGGTCTATTAAAGCACCTTTCATGACTAGCAATGAGAAGCAGTATGCAATAGCCTTTGACGGCTTTAAAGTATTGGGACTTTATTATAAACAAGGCAGAGATACGCGCCGCTTCTGCATGTATCTAATTTTGCCAGATGCCCATGATGGATTACCAGCTTTGATCGACAAAATCAGTTCGTCACCAGGATTTTTAAACCAGCATGTTCCATTCAGAAAGGTTGAAATGGGCAAGTTACTCATCcctaaattcaaaacaacttTTGGCTTTGAAGCTTCTAAGGTTCTTAAGGGACTTGGCGTCTCTTCGCCTTTCTCTAGTGGTGGCCTCACTGAGATGGTGGATTCCCCTTTAGCTGGAAGGTTGTTTGTTTCACAGATATTTCACAAGTCCTTCATTGAGGTAAACGAGGAAGGAACCGAAGCTGCAGCTGTTACAGCTAGTGTAATACAGCCTATGTCAATTGAAGAGGAAATCGACTTTGTTGCTGACCATCCATTCCTTTTCCTTATAAGAGATGATTCTACTGGTGTCGTGTTGTTCATAGGGAGCGTGTTGAATCCTCTAGCTAGTTAATTTAGCGCATATTGCATGAACAATATAAAGGTTTGTAAAGAAGGATAGTTCTATAATGGACAAAGAGAGGTGCTATGTATCTAAATATCCAGTTTTCTGACTTGTGTCTGTTTGATGAGGGAGATGATGTATCTAAATAGTCAGTTTCATGATCTGTGTACAATTTTGATGAGAGCTTATTTGTGCTTTATCTTTGACGTCTCATGTAATGACTCGTCTATGCCTTCAACGTGTTTGTGCATTTTTACGTGATATATTGTTTTAAGAGAAATTTAAGAAGGCTCTTGAGATTGGTAACTAAAATTAACTTTAGCTAAgtgaagaaaagtagatagaataAAGGGTCGTTAGTAAGTTTGCAGCTTTTTTTTCAGGCACTAGCAAATTTAGAAATTGAATACACTATTGTGAAATTTGTGTTCTTAATCCAAATTGTTTGGAACATATTTTGAGTTTGAAGTTTCCAAGATTCCGAAGATGACATGTCATTTCTCGAGGAATCTTACTAGTTTAGTTGATTGGCTTCGTGAACTTCCACATTGTTAATAAAAGAATTTGATTCTCCGTGTTATAGTCCCCTTCCCCTAcccgaaataaaaaataaaaaacatgtcATTGCTCTTTCTTGTACTGATTCttctttatataaataatattatagtaTACAATATTAACACCCACCTGGGCCTGGCTGATTTGATCAAGACAACagtgtaaaaaatgaaaaa
The DNA window shown above is from Capsicum annuum cultivar UCD-10X-F1 unplaced genomic scaffold, UCD10Xv1.1 ctg77351, whole genome shotgun sequence and carries:
- the LOC107867111 gene encoding serpin-ZX is translated as MCGATESVMGLTHSRPRSHSHSHSHSYSSSSFRDQNLDMEMSESITTQTDVSFMLAKHVFSNEIKDDTNLVFSPLSMQTVLGLIAAGAKGPTRDQLLCFLKSKSIDELNSLYSHLVNIIFVDGSPNGGPRLSVANGVWIDQTLPFKPSFEKVVDKVYKATSNCVDFQNKASEVANQVNQWAEMKTNDLIREILPHGSVNSMTRLIFANALYFKGAWNDKFNASDTKDHKFHLLRGGSIKAPFMTSNEKQYAIAFDGFKVLGLYYKQGRDTRRFCMYLILPDAHDGLPALIDKISSSPGFLNQHVPFRKVEMGKLLIPKFKTTFGFEASKVLKGLGVSSPFSSGGLTEMVDSPLAGRLFVSQIFHKSFIEVNEEGTEAAAVTASVIQPMSIEEEIDFVADHPFLFLIRDDSTGVVLFIGSVLNPLAS